In Colwellia sp. M166, a genomic segment contains:
- a CDS encoding 3'-5' exonuclease codes for MFLVPYNKLSDDQKLIIRKVSREDKNLFVEGPPGSGKTLISLYTLKDMVRSQAIKPLLLIYNHSLYGYLSSALEEMDLTDNIIIATKDMYFWQLAKVKNIVPTGNNYEEKYTSLLKSLLAIDFNGSFDITVVDEVQDLRKDEWELVKKISKRITSLGDFNQGIYKTDLTKPDVVEGGVTEELTDIFRFHKNIAKTAQLFSKSKETLEDKVSRIEQNDVQLLDVDSKDEVKTIADIIRSLKHQHGRIGVISHNHEHLRGLQTELQSLNIESAYFRDNKSLRKHDFSSELPLLVTSHSAKGLEFEHVILFGFNEEDINIKALRKQGVLEDIIYVSLTRTNTNLYIIRNSETINELQKIDVETSDNDFTIDDIF; via the coding sequence ATGTTCTTAGTACCTTATAACAAATTATCAGACGATCAAAAATTGATCATTCGTAAAGTATCCCGTGAAGATAAAAACTTGTTCGTTGAAGGACCACCAGGTTCAGGAAAAACGCTGATCAGTTTATATACCCTAAAAGATATGGTGAGAAGCCAAGCGATCAAGCCGTTGTTACTAATATATAACCATAGTTTATACGGATACCTTAGTAGCGCATTAGAAGAAATGGATTTAACCGATAATATTATTATTGCAACTAAAGACATGTATTTCTGGCAACTAGCAAAAGTCAAAAATATTGTTCCTACTGGTAATAATTATGAAGAAAAATATACAAGTCTTTTGAAATCCTTATTAGCTATAGACTTCAACGGAAGTTTTGATATTACAGTCGTAGATGAAGTACAAGATTTGAGAAAAGATGAGTGGGAACTCGTTAAAAAAATAAGTAAGAGAATTACGTCTTTAGGGGACTTTAATCAAGGTATTTATAAAACAGATCTAACTAAACCTGACGTTGTAGAAGGTGGGGTGACTGAAGAGTTAACAGATATTTTTAGATTCCATAAAAATATTGCAAAAACGGCTCAGTTATTCTCAAAAAGTAAAGAAACACTTGAAGATAAGGTGAGTAGAATTGAGCAAAATGACGTTCAATTACTCGATGTAGATAGTAAAGATGAAGTTAAAACAATTGCAGATATTATTAGGTCTTTAAAGCATCAACATGGGCGAATAGGTGTTATATCCCATAACCATGAACATCTCAGGGGCTTACAAACCGAGCTTCAAAGTTTAAATATTGAATCTGCATATTTTAGAGATAACAAATCATTAAGAAAACATGATTTTAGCTCTGAGTTACCTTTGTTAGTTACCAGTCACAGTGCTAAGGGTTTGGAGTTTGAACATGTTATTTTGTTTGGCTTTAATGAAGAAGACATAAACATAAAAGCGCTCAGAAAACAGGGGGTCTTAGAAGATATTATTTATGTTTCGTTAACGAGAACGAATACTAATTTATATATTATTCGCAACTCAGAAACTATTAATGAATTACAAAAGATAGATGTTGAGACAAGTGATAATGATTTTACTATAGATGATATATTTTAA
- a CDS encoding tetratricopeptide repeat protein gives MTKSIITELFDRIPEGDSDAEWIEFFIQVESIATNGNCERQPEVQMIMALLYENGLGVLRDIHKAINWYTKAADLEVAEAQYLLGELYDNHCYVIEDYKKICFKWIKKAAEQGHVKAQYKLSFIYYYGRGVHEDHKQAVKWCKKAAEQGYLPAQRNLAEEYSWGGTLKKDFSKAVEWYEKAAKQGCNQAQWSLGELYEGGLGVKQNYPLAYSLFNAAAKQGCSEGVRYRDMLEEKISAEQVAEAKVLEVMWQSNKVSGDT, from the coding sequence ATGACTAAATCGATAATCACAGAACTTTTTGACAGAATACCAGAAGGTGATTCAGATGCAGAATGGATAGAATTTTTTATACAGGTTGAATCTATTGCAACTAACGGAAATTGTGAAAGACAACCTGAAGTACAAATGATCATGGCTTTATTGTATGAAAATGGCTTAGGTGTTTTGAGAGATATACACAAAGCGATAAATTGGTATACAAAAGCCGCTGACTTGGAAGTAGCTGAAGCACAATATTTACTTGGAGAGCTTTACGATAATCACTGTTATGTAATTGAAGATTACAAAAAAATATGTTTTAAGTGGATAAAAAAAGCAGCTGAACAAGGGCATGTGAAAGCCCAATATAAACTTTCCTTTATTTACTATTATGGTCGTGGAGTTCACGAAGATCATAAGCAAGCGGTAAAATGGTGCAAAAAAGCAGCCGAGCAAGGCTATTTGCCCGCACAGCGAAATCTTGCTGAAGAGTACTCTTGGGGGGGCACTCTTAAAAAAGACTTTTCTAAGGCAGTTGAGTGGTATGAGAAAGCTGCAAAACAAGGGTGTAATCAAGCTCAATGGTCTCTCGGTGAATTATATGAAGGTGGATTGGGGGTTAAACAGAATTATCCTCTCGCGTATTCCTTGTTTAATGCAGCAGCTAAACAAGGATGTAGTGAGGGAGTTCGCTATAGAGATATGCTTGAAGAAAAAATATCAGCAGAACAAGTTGCAGAAGCGAAAGTGCTGGAAGTAATGTGGCAATCAAACAAAGTTTCGGGTGATACTTGA
- a CDS encoding PEGA domain-containing protein — MKTAYVFFGRDKDVERLYSDIKQNSGLLIVSGASGTGKSSLIKAGLIPKLEQEYDELHWAYCTPNSLKEEQGILRFILKQLFIAWDIKNHSIDELVSTLNHSIEEGITSLSSLVTPETKQCLLYLDQYEEVFSQSEQDIESIGSELSIIDGLAKALSPLNIVLAIRNEYLGRLLDNQALRSPIISNVASQLTSQEWEAIVHEQALFSGITFEQKGDNNDALDTIIIEEAINTPYALPMVSFLLEQLYSKATEEDKNTTVLQHKHYQALCGLTGAIAYRASSVLQESEASEKTTSTFFDYFVGVNPEGLPFARCVELEDIASNKPLDNLVKGFIDANLIVSVAGEADSSAVKLAHDSLFTHWDALKKWIVDSKEYLLWRYSIDGQYTRWQQATTNKKDYLLKDKQLLKEGKGYLKLNLIRDSKLNEYLCTSLKQKSKKQLSVLFVFIILPLLLIGLYQWDKHRIKTYYYSAVGERWSVPFGINELTDEQVSHRTFSYKMEYQDGVLKRLSHVNSVGTLTKDESRENNALWEYQYTEQGRIQSVLVKSETTKKIKTINFQFSENNQAVAVFNKYPGIAGFYQATANIKNKLYLSLAKAIGSSSSPDDISQDLLTYSSDGYLLKREYQNPYGTPTPMDNKHYGVSYAPNENGLDKSSFLLDKSGGEFGDSQSEYRYNSFGQIVKEKTNRNGKVSNTIWSYDKWGNVKTKDKSDSIGDKKTHFEVDIDGNVLKEYVDDLTGSYLDQGVAIKKFTYDEKGRIAEEDFFDVKEQPIYGDEKCEKISHQYDDNGNGIRDTCYNSRGNLSLNYLGCAITSKKWNEYSDIEEFLCLEQNNNLAAMSDMQAALVKITYDAFGYRNSLSYYGVDGKPVLGKLGFAKVAYKRDSKGHLLEEKYFGTDGDLAHSNKHIPLKRGVSYNAWGKIIEESYFWGDEKRTQINGVAKAKYKYDNLGRNIEVAFFDEFDKPANWKAFDFQKLITTYSNKGDYISSINHYDVNGKLNNNPLSITTAQNVIPIKNTKIFSTPEGAKVFIDNNFAGITPFHKYVPLGKHKLKIVKAGYQALTSTINITQGEVHSSNISLSIIAKPEVIDVKALKEKATAGDAESQFQLAWHHSSLNKKTADLSVEVDWLRKAAANKHAGAMFALGRLYLKDKSKIQDGIYWLKQSANLGFIAAQEHLGNMYSIGWYIERDNDQALKYHLMAAKQNHLYSQYALGQIYHYGLGQEKDLKKAIKYYLMAANGGYAKASFKLGQIYHYGVGQEKDLKKAIKYFLMAGNGGYAKAFWFLGYIYSDKQYGVFNPDKAFSFYMLGAELGDTNSYRPLALAYERGEGVNLDIKKSIFWYMKALQSEDKDEMSGAAYSLGTIYKYDSPEASNSFDKAVSFFNIAIEEGNEGACYELADMYLKGHGVEVNYIKAVELFKIAHNKGMNRATEWLTRHAEL; from the coding sequence ATGAAGACAGCGTACGTTTTTTTTGGTCGAGATAAAGATGTTGAACGCTTATACAGTGATATAAAACAAAACAGTGGCTTATTAATTGTTTCAGGTGCCAGTGGCACGGGTAAATCTTCTTTAATCAAAGCAGGGTTAATTCCCAAGCTAGAGCAAGAATATGATGAGTTACATTGGGCGTATTGCACACCTAATTCTCTAAAAGAAGAACAAGGTATTTTACGGTTTATTCTCAAACAACTATTTATTGCCTGGGATATAAAAAACCATAGTATTGATGAGCTAGTCTCAACACTTAATCACTCCATTGAAGAAGGAATAACATCTTTATCTTCTTTAGTAACACCTGAGACTAAACAATGCTTATTGTATTTAGACCAATACGAGGAAGTGTTTAGTCAAAGCGAGCAAGATATTGAAAGTATTGGCAGTGAGTTAAGCATAATTGATGGCCTAGCCAAAGCGCTCTCCCCATTAAATATCGTCTTAGCCATACGAAATGAATACTTAGGTCGCTTACTCGATAACCAAGCACTTCGCTCACCCATTATTTCTAATGTTGCTTCACAATTAACCTCACAAGAGTGGGAAGCCATTGTTCATGAGCAAGCACTGTTTTCAGGCATTACCTTTGAGCAAAAAGGTGATAATAATGACGCACTAGATACCATTATCATCGAAGAAGCCATCAACACTCCGTATGCATTGCCAATGGTGAGTTTTTTACTTGAGCAGCTTTATAGTAAAGCTACAGAGGAAGATAAAAACACAACGGTATTACAACATAAGCATTATCAAGCACTGTGTGGATTAACGGGGGCTATTGCTTATCGCGCATCATCGGTTTTACAAGAAAGTGAGGCATCAGAAAAAACAACATCAACCTTCTTTGATTACTTTGTTGGGGTGAATCCTGAAGGACTACCTTTTGCAAGATGTGTTGAGTTAGAGGATATTGCTTCTAATAAACCACTTGATAACCTTGTAAAAGGTTTTATCGATGCGAACTTAATTGTAAGCGTAGCAGGAGAAGCGGATAGCTCAGCCGTTAAACTAGCTCATGACAGTTTGTTCACACATTGGGATGCTTTAAAAAAATGGATTGTAGATTCTAAAGAATATCTTCTTTGGCGCTATAGTATTGACGGTCAATATACACGCTGGCAACAAGCAACAACAAACAAGAAAGACTATTTATTAAAAGATAAGCAACTACTCAAAGAAGGTAAAGGCTACCTTAAGTTAAACCTTATTCGTGACTCAAAACTGAATGAATACCTATGTACCTCATTGAAACAAAAAAGTAAAAAACAACTTAGCGTGTTATTTGTTTTTATTATTCTTCCACTGCTCCTCATTGGTCTTTATCAATGGGATAAACACCGCATTAAAACCTATTACTATTCGGCTGTAGGTGAAAGATGGAGTGTTCCTTTTGGTATCAATGAATTAACAGATGAGCAAGTGAGCCATCGAACTTTTAGTTATAAAATGGAGTATCAAGACGGAGTATTAAAGCGTTTAAGTCATGTTAATAGTGTAGGCACATTAACAAAAGATGAGAGTAGAGAAAATAATGCGCTATGGGAGTATCAATATACAGAGCAAGGAAGAATTCAATCAGTATTAGTTAAAAGTGAAACCACGAAAAAAATTAAAACAATAAACTTTCAATTTAGTGAGAACAATCAGGCAGTGGCAGTGTTTAATAAATATCCTGGTATAGCAGGCTTTTATCAAGCAACAGCTAATATAAAAAACAAACTCTATCTCAGTCTTGCTAAAGCTATAGGTTCAAGCTCATCACCCGATGATATATCCCAGGACTTGTTAACATACTCGTCAGATGGGTATTTGTTAAAACGTGAATACCAAAATCCTTATGGCACGCCAACCCCGATGGATAATAAACACTATGGAGTTTCATATGCCCCTAATGAAAATGGATTAGACAAATCTTCGTTTTTATTAGACAAGAGTGGAGGTGAATTTGGCGATTCACAAAGTGAATATCGGTATAATTCATTTGGTCAAATTGTTAAAGAAAAAACAAATAGAAATGGAAAGGTAAGTAATACGATATGGAGTTATGATAAATGGGGGAATGTAAAAACCAAAGACAAGAGTGACTCTATAGGCGATAAAAAAACACATTTCGAAGTTGATATTGATGGCAATGTTCTTAAAGAATATGTTGATGATTTAACTGGAAGTTATTTAGACCAAGGAGTAGCAATAAAAAAATTCACCTATGATGAAAAAGGTCGTATAGCGGAAGAAGATTTTTTTGATGTAAAAGAGCAACCAATATATGGAGATGAAAAGTGCGAAAAAATCTCACATCAATATGATGATAATGGCAATGGCATTAGAGATACCTGCTATAACTCAAGAGGAAATTTGAGTTTAAATTATTTAGGTTGTGCCATTACAAGCAAAAAGTGGAATGAATATAGCGACATTGAAGAGTTCCTCTGTTTAGAACAGAATAACAACCTAGCAGCAATGAGTGATATGCAAGCTGCATTGGTAAAAATAACATACGATGCCTTTGGTTATCGTAACTCCTTATCATATTATGGTGTTGATGGTAAACCCGTTTTAGGTAAGTTAGGCTTTGCAAAAGTAGCTTATAAGCGTGACTCCAAAGGTCATTTACTTGAAGAAAAGTATTTTGGGACTGATGGTGATTTAGCTCACTCAAACAAACATATTCCCCTTAAAAGGGGAGTTAGTTATAATGCTTGGGGGAAAATAATTGAGGAATCATATTTTTGGGGAGATGAAAAACGTACCCAAATTAATGGGGTTGCAAAGGCTAAGTACAAATATGATAACTTGGGTAGAAATATTGAAGTGGCGTTTTTTGATGAGTTTGATAAACCAGCCAATTGGAAAGCTTTTGATTTTCAAAAACTAATAACCACATATTCAAACAAAGGGGATTATATATCATCAATTAATCATTATGATGTAAATGGAAAGCTTAATAATAACCCTTTAAGTATAACAACGGCGCAGAATGTTATTCCAATAAAAAATACAAAAATTTTCTCAACACCTGAAGGCGCTAAAGTTTTTATTGATAATAATTTTGCTGGAATCACACCTTTTCATAAATATGTGCCTTTAGGTAAGCATAAGCTAAAAATTGTTAAAGCTGGCTATCAAGCATTAACGAGTACAATCAATATCACTCAAGGTGAAGTTCATTCATCAAACATCAGCTTATCTATTATTGCCAAACCTGAAGTCATTGATGTTAAAGCTTTAAAAGAGAAAGCCACCGCAGGAGATGCAGAATCTCAATTTCAACTAGCTTGGCATCATTCATCTTTAAATAAAAAGACGGCTGATCTTTCTGTTGAAGTTGATTGGTTGAGAAAAGCTGCTGCTAATAAGCATGCTGGAGCGATGTTTGCGTTAGGACGTTTGTATTTAAAGGATAAATCAAAAATACAGGATGGTATCTATTGGTTAAAACAGTCAGCAAATCTAGGCTTTATCGCTGCTCAAGAACATTTAGGGAATATGTATTCAATTGGATGGTACATTGAACGCGACAATGACCAAGCTTTGAAATATCACTTAATGGCAGCAAAACAAAATCATTTATATTCACAATATGCATTGGGGCAAATATACCATTATGGCTTGGGACAAGAGAAAGACCTCAAAAAGGCTATTAAATATTACTTAATGGCGGCTAATGGAGGTTATGCAAAGGCTTCCTTTAAATTGGGGCAAATATACCATTATGGCGTGGGACAAGAGAAAGACCTTAAAAAGGCAATTAAATACTTCTTAATGGCTGGGAATGGAGGTTATGCAAAGGCTTTCTGGTTTTTAGGTTATATTTATAGTGATAAACAGTATGGCGTATTTAATCCAGATAAAGCCTTTTCTTTTTATATGTTAGGAGCAGAGTTGGGGGATACTAATTCATATAGGCCTCTAGCTCTTGCCTACGAAAGAGGAGAAGGTGTTAATCTGGATATCAAAAAAAGCATTTTTTGGTACATGAAAGCCTTACAATCTGAAGATAAGGATGAAATGTCAGGTGCAGCATATTCGTTAGGTACTATTTATAAGTATGACAGCCCTGAAGCTTCTAATAGCTTTGATAAAGCGGTTTCATTTTTTAATATAGCTATTGAAGAAGGTAATGAGGGAGCTTGTTATGAATTAGCTGATATGTACCTCAAAGGACACGGTGTAGAAGTCAATTACATAAAAGCCGTTGAATTATTTAAAATTGCCCATAACAAGGGAATGAACCGCGCTACTGAGTGGTTGACTCGACACGCTGAACTATAA
- a CDS encoding PKD domain-containing protein: MKNIFVTVLLLSTLTACGGSGTDSVSDSSQNQAPVANAGIDQNVVTTSLVTLDASASSDFDGDTLSYSWSLTSLPENSGASLTNSTGASPTFTIDIEGAYVAQLIVNDGTENSVADTVTIVATTPNSVPVAEAGTDQNVVTTTIVTLDASASSDSDGDTLSYSWSLTSLPENSSASLSDSFSAVPTFTVDLDGTYVAQLIVNDGTEDSVADTVIIIAETANSVPVANAGIDQNVVTTSVVTLDASASSDSDGDTLMYTWSLTTLPENSSASLSDSSSAIATFTVDLDGTYVAQLIVNDGTEDSVADTVTIIAATENSVPVANAGIDQNVLAGNIVSLDATGSSDADGDLLSYTWSFVSKPTGSSSVLDNEQVELPSFTPDLDGSYVFSLTVNDGLEDSLSDNVTIEAIQPKVRLYKDSGSFFGGTFNEVSLPYSSNGTVTASVSGFPTPTTYSLGTFKLLAEGQNFTVINVAVTDYTTQVTPYFTVISDDYELVDGTEVEFELISPLTRGATVTLNFSFEIQETGDTFSSSYTFTSN; encoded by the coding sequence ATGAAAAATATATTTGTAACTGTTTTGCTACTGTCAACTCTTACTGCTTGCGGTGGTTCAGGGACTGATTCAGTTTCTGACTCATCACAAAATCAAGCCCCTGTAGCTAATGCAGGCATAGATCAGAATGTTGTCACAACATCATTAGTTACACTTGATGCTAGTGCGAGTTCTGACTTTGATGGAGACACCCTATCTTATTCATGGTCATTAACATCATTACCTGAAAATAGTGGTGCATCATTAACTAATTCAACGGGAGCTTCACCTACTTTTACGATTGATATTGAGGGGGCATATGTTGCTCAACTTATTGTTAATGATGGTACAGAAAATAGTGTTGCTGACACTGTGACTATTGTTGCAACAACCCCAAACTCTGTTCCTGTTGCAGAGGCAGGTACAGATCAAAATGTTGTAACCACTACTATAGTGACACTAGATGCTAGTGCAAGTTCTGACTCTGATGGAGACACACTGTCTTACTCATGGTCATTAACATCATTACCTGAAAATAGCAGTGCATCATTAAGTGATTCATTTAGTGCTGTACCAACATTTACGGTTGATCTTGATGGTACATATGTCGCGCAACTTATCGTTAATGATGGCACTGAAGATAGTGTCGCTGATACTGTAATAATTATCGCAGAAACAGCAAACTCTGTTCCCGTAGCTAATGCAGGCATAGATCAGAATGTTGTTACAACATCAGTGGTTACACTTGATGCTAGTGCAAGTTCAGATTCTGATGGTGATACATTAATGTATACATGGTCATTAACAACTTTACCTGAAAATAGCAGTGCATCATTAAGTGATTCATCTAGTGCTATAGCAACATTTACGGTTGATCTTGATGGCACATATGTTGCGCAACTAATTGTTAATGACGGCACCGAAGATAGTGTAGCTGACACAGTAACTATTATTGCAGCAACAGAAAATTCTGTTCCTGTAGCTAATGCAGGCATAGATCAGAACGTACTCGCTGGGAATATAGTGTCACTTGATGCAACTGGAAGTTCAGATGCTGATGGCGATCTTTTATCATATACTTGGTCTTTTGTATCAAAACCAACAGGAAGTAGTTCTGTACTTGATAATGAACAAGTCGAACTTCCAAGTTTCACACCTGATTTGGATGGAAGTTATGTTTTTAGTTTAACTGTTAATGATGGTTTGGAAGATAGTTTATCTGATAATGTTACAATTGAAGCAATACAACCTAAAGTTAGATTATATAAAGATAGTGGAAGCTTTTTTGGAGGAACCTTTAATGAAGTTTCATTACCATATTCATCAAATGGCACGGTAACTGCCAGTGTATCAGGCTTTCCAACCCCGACAACGTACTCATTGGGCACTTTTAAATTGCTAGCTGAAGGGCAAAACTTTACGGTTATTAATGTTGCTGTGACAGATTATACGACACAAGTTACTCCATATTTTACAGTTATATCTGATGATTATGAGTTAGTTGATGGTACGGAAGTTGAATTTGAATTAATTTCACCTTTAACTAGAGGGGCGACAGTAACGCTTAATTTTAGTTTTGAAATTCAAGAAACAGGTGATACATTTTCTTCTAGTTATACATTTACTAGTAATTAA
- a CDS encoding endonuclease, which translates to MKFFLFLLLLITIVSNSADIPSSFSKAKKLALTKVYRDNHKSFYCGCAFNNKKQVDQASCGYEPKTPITSSGKENIRDNRIEWEHVLPASKMGSHLACWGSERSQFPKCVKSNGKLKSGRDCCQKVNSDFRNAHNDLVNLTPAIGEVNADRSNLPYTEIIGEKRSYGKCDFEYDSVNKVVEPSEEVRGDIARIQLYLEDKYGEVLGFKFSDDKKLMLEQWNDQDPISDWEVERNKRICKAQGSGNNLINECK; encoded by the coding sequence ATGAAATTTTTCCTATTCCTTTTATTGCTTATAACTATTGTTAGTAATTCAGCAGATATACCAAGCTCATTCAGTAAAGCAAAGAAGCTAGCATTAACTAAAGTTTATAGAGATAACCATAAGTCATTCTATTGTGGTTGTGCATTTAACAATAAGAAACAAGTTGATCAGGCTAGCTGTGGTTATGAGCCTAAAACACCAATAACTAGCTCAGGCAAAGAGAATATTCGTGATAATAGGATTGAGTGGGAGCATGTATTACCTGCAAGTAAAATGGGAAGTCATTTAGCTTGCTGGGGGAGTGAAAGAAGTCAATTTCCAAAATGCGTTAAATCCAATGGAAAACTCAAATCAGGTAGAGATTGTTGTCAAAAAGTTAATAGTGATTTTCGTAATGCTCATAATGACTTGGTGAATTTAACACCAGCTATCGGTGAGGTTAATGCAGATAGAAGCAATTTACCTTATACCGAAATTATTGGTGAAAAGCGTTCTTATGGGAAATGTGATTTTGAATATGACTCCGTAAATAAGGTGGTTGAGCCTTCAGAAGAAGTTAGAGGTGATATCGCTCGTATTCAGCTTTATTTAGAAGATAAATATGGTGAAGTACTTGGTTTTAAGTTCAGTGACGATAAGAAACTAATGCTTGAGCAGTGGAATGATCAAGACCCCATCAGCGATTGGGAGGTAGAGCGCAACAAGCGAATATGCAAAGCACAAGGTTCAGGTAATAATTTAATCAATGAATGTAAGTAA
- a CDS encoding ImmA/IrrE family metallo-endopeptidase, translated as MSKAVLKEVSSLYIDELGITSPSEIDIEAIAFYKDAIVKSEPLTGCEARIIGAGDRAIITVNSQSDMERRRFSIGHELGHWFKDKGKIGNLCSHDDMNSRCKGLAPKEKIANSFASELLMPNYLVKDIIKDSPLTLDTIGLIKDSFKTSFMASLRKTISTNYHMGFFACYDSEGKRKYFSKNSDLHYYFSPPQTAPIDSCVFDLIFNNTKEQSAKILDGSVWCRNDSASHVVVHEHAFHYHNGDFITIVWWEDEEPIWKAIEAEN; from the coding sequence ATGAGTAAAGCCGTTTTGAAAGAAGTTAGCAGCTTATATATCGATGAACTTGGTATTACTTCCCCTTCTGAGATTGATATTGAAGCAATAGCATTTTATAAAGATGCTATTGTAAAAAGTGAACCTTTAACTGGGTGCGAAGCCAGAATTATTGGCGCTGGTGATAGAGCTATCATTACTGTTAATAGTCAATCAGATATGGAAAGACGTAGGTTTTCTATCGGTCATGAACTTGGTCACTGGTTCAAAGACAAAGGGAAAATTGGCAACTTATGCTCACATGATGATATGAACTCAAGATGCAAAGGTTTAGCCCCTAAAGAAAAAATTGCAAATAGTTTTGCATCAGAGCTTTTGATGCCAAATTACCTAGTTAAAGACATCATAAAAGACAGCCCTTTAACTCTTGATACTATCGGCCTAATAAAAGATTCTTTTAAAACAAGTTTCATGGCCTCGCTGAGAAAGACAATTTCTACCAATTATCATATGGGATTTTTTGCTTGTTATGACTCAGAAGGTAAACGTAAGTATTTTTCAAAAAATTCAGACTTACATTACTACTTTTCACCACCACAAACGGCACCTATTGACTCATGTGTTTTCGATTTAATTTTTAATAACACAAAAGAGCAATCTGCAAAGATTTTAGATGGTAGTGTTTGGTGTAGAAATGATAGTGCTTCTCACGTTGTTGTTCATGAACACGCTTTTCATTATCATAATGGCGACTTTATCACGATAGTTTGGTGGGAAGATGAAGAACCTATTTGGAAAGCTATTGAAGCAGAAAATTAG
- a CDS encoding metal-dependent hydrolase, with product MSSGKTHLAVGATTGLAIAMVDNKKHKLIHNPVVATALGGFFGKLPDIIEPAYHPNHRQFFHSSLTFSAIGFGVYKAYQWEAETGFEKILRSVMLIAGCSYLSHLVCDSTTPKGLPLIGKL from the coding sequence TTGTCGAGTGGAAAAACACATTTAGCTGTTGGAGCTACAACGGGACTAGCAATTGCAATGGTAGATAATAAGAAGCATAAACTTATACATAACCCAGTTGTTGCAACTGCTTTAGGAGGCTTCTTTGGAAAGCTACCTGATATTATCGAGCCTGCATATCATCCTAACCATCGACAGTTTTTCCATAGCTCACTGACATTTTCTGCAATAGGTTTTGGTGTGTACAAAGCTTATCAATGGGAAGCAGAAACTGGATTTGAAAAAATATTGAGAAGTGTCATGTTGATAGCAGGCTGCTCATATTTAAGCCATCTTGTTTGTGATTCTACTACACCAAAGGGCTTACCATTAATTGGTAAGTTGTAA
- a CDS encoding nucleotidyltransferase: protein MSIQAKFIKFHDKIKLGREDTEYKNAREKDDSILKDVKKALKEEGYPVIEDFLQGSQSTATAVKHPVDDFDIDRSVVIAFDDAPDDPVKVKKIIIKVLEDRGFKNAKIKKPCVTADYASLSLHIDIPLYREQNGEYELAVGKKNSKDENKIWSSSDPKGLRDWINNKDDYIGSAIDKLKQYKRIVRYLKRWRDVKFSNDVAKKVFSIALTVMAKEQFKPNFDENGKASDLIAFRDTVGAMLNGFYFGYQGSDQYKVLVNLPTSPWRDIFDGSSVNTGTQFYKKLTALKSKLDKVIEEEDLIKQCRLLNAIFGDDFEIPSSSSKASTIAKATYVTAGAAGTSQGA, encoded by the coding sequence GTGAGTATTCAAGCTAAATTTATAAAATTTCATGACAAAATAAAACTTGGCCGTGAAGATACTGAGTATAAAAACGCGAGAGAAAAAGACGACAGTATTCTTAAGGATGTTAAAAAAGCACTAAAAGAAGAAGGTTACCCAGTTATTGAAGACTTTTTACAAGGATCGCAATCAACAGCCACAGCAGTTAAACATCCGGTTGATGACTTTGATATTGATAGATCGGTTGTTATCGCTTTTGATGATGCACCTGATGATCCTGTTAAAGTAAAAAAAATCATAATAAAAGTATTAGAAGATCGTGGATTTAAAAACGCTAAGATAAAGAAACCTTGCGTTACTGCTGATTATGCCAGTCTAAGTCTACATATCGATATACCACTATATCGTGAACAAAATGGTGAGTATGAGTTAGCTGTTGGTAAAAAGAACTCGAAAGATGAAAATAAGATATGGTCAAGCTCAGACCCTAAGGGGCTGAGGGACTGGATAAATAATAAAGATGATTATATCGGTTCTGCTATTGATAAATTAAAACAGTATAAAAGGATAGTTAGATATCTTAAAAGGTGGAGAGATGTAAAATTTAGCAACGATGTTGCGAAAAAGGTATTTTCTATTGCTCTGACTGTGATGGCAAAAGAACAGTTCAAGCCTAATTTTGATGAAAACGGTAAAGCAAGTGATCTTATAGCATTCAGGGATACGGTTGGTGCAATGCTAAATGGTTTCTACTTTGGTTATCAAGGTAGCGACCAATACAAGGTATTAGTAAATCTTCCAACATCCCCTTGGAGAGACATATTTGATGGGAGTAGCGTTAATACTGGTACTCAATTTTATAAAAAATTAACTGCTTTAAAAAGTAAGCTTGATAAAGTTATAGAGGAAGAAGATTTAATCAAGCAGTGTAGGCTTTTGAATGCAATATTTGGTGATGATTTTGAAATTCCAAGCAGTTCATCAAAAGCAAGTACTATTGCTAAAGCAACCTATGTAACAGCAGGAGCTGCTGGAACATCTCAGGGGGCTTAA